One segment of Agrococcus sp. ProA11 DNA contains the following:
- a CDS encoding MmgE/PrpD family protein: protein MQQHDVRARKSAENLPRDEQLAWKIAQVAVDPVEVEAEVAEMIGNRIIDNAAVAIASLNRAPVVSAREQAQRHPFEPGAAVFGVDDRVSPEWAAWANGVAVRELDYHDTFLAAEYSHPADNIPPILAVAQHVGCDGRALVRGLATGYEIQVDLVRAISLHKHKIDHVAHLGPSAAAGIGTMLGLEAETIFQAVGQALHTTTATRQSRKGEISTWKAHAPAFAGKMAVESVDRAMRGQTSPVPIYEGEDGVIAWLLDGWEGSYSVPLPRAGEPKRGILDTYTKEHSAEYQAQAWIDLARKLGAERPELRDPERVESIVLHTSHHTHYVIGSGANDPQKYDPTASRETLDHSIPYIVAVALQDGGWHHVDSYAPERAQRPDTVELWNKITTVEESVWTERYHDPDPDKKAFGGRIVITLTDGETVEDEIFVADAHPAGARPFGRAEYVQKLRTLAQGIIDDEEIERFLGLVERLPELTVDEVRQLNVLAPAGTVDAGTTQGLF, encoded by the coding sequence ATGCAGCAGCACGATGTCAGAGCCCGCAAGTCCGCCGAGAACCTACCCCGTGACGAGCAGCTCGCGTGGAAGATCGCACAGGTCGCCGTCGACCCGGTCGAGGTCGAGGCGGAGGTCGCGGAGATGATCGGGAACCGCATCATCGACAACGCCGCCGTTGCCATCGCGAGCCTCAACCGGGCGCCGGTCGTCTCGGCGCGCGAGCAGGCGCAGCGGCACCCCTTCGAGCCCGGCGCCGCGGTCTTCGGCGTCGACGACCGGGTGAGCCCCGAGTGGGCGGCCTGGGCGAACGGCGTCGCCGTGCGCGAGCTCGACTACCACGACACCTTCCTGGCCGCCGAGTACTCCCACCCGGCCGACAACATCCCGCCGATCCTCGCCGTCGCCCAGCACGTCGGCTGCGACGGTCGCGCGCTGGTGCGCGGGCTCGCGACCGGCTACGAGATCCAGGTCGACCTCGTGCGCGCGATCTCGCTCCACAAGCACAAGATCGACCACGTCGCCCACCTCGGCCCGTCGGCGGCCGCCGGCATCGGGACCATGCTCGGCCTCGAGGCCGAGACGATCTTCCAGGCCGTCGGGCAGGCGCTGCACACGACGACCGCCACCCGCCAGTCGCGCAAGGGCGAGATCTCGACCTGGAAGGCGCACGCGCCCGCCTTCGCGGGCAAGATGGCCGTCGAGTCGGTCGACCGTGCGATGCGCGGCCAGACCAGCCCCGTGCCCATCTACGAGGGCGAGGACGGCGTCATCGCCTGGCTGCTGGACGGCTGGGAGGGCTCCTACTCGGTGCCGCTGCCGAGGGCCGGGGAGCCCAAGCGCGGCATCCTCGACACGTACACGAAGGAGCACTCCGCCGAGTACCAGGCGCAGGCCTGGATCGACCTGGCGCGCAAGCTCGGCGCCGAGCGGCCCGAGCTGCGCGACCCCGAGCGGGTCGAGTCGATCGTGCTGCACACGAGCCACCACACGCACTACGTGATCGGCTCCGGCGCGAACGACCCGCAGAAGTACGACCCGACGGCGTCGCGCGAGACCCTCGACCACTCGATCCCGTACATCGTCGCGGTGGCGCTGCAGGATGGCGGCTGGCACCACGTGGACTCGTACGCGCCCGAGCGGGCCCAGCGTCCTGACACCGTCGAGCTGTGGAACAAGATCACCACGGTCGAGGAGTCGGTCTGGACCGAGCGCTACCACGACCCGGACCCGGACAAGAAGGCGTTCGGCGGCCGCATCGTCATCACCCTCACCGACGGCGAGACGGTCGAGGACGAGATCTTCGTCGCGGATGCGCACCCGGCCGGGGCGCGCCCCTTCGGTCGCGCGGAGTACGTGCAGAAGCTGCGCACGCTCGCGCAGGGCATCATCGACGACGAGGAGATCGAGCGCTTCCTCGGCCTGGTCGAACGGCTGCCCGAGCTGACGGTCGACGAGGTGCGGCAGCTGAACGTGCTCGCGCCCGCGGGCACGGTCGACGCCGGCACCACGCAGGGCCTCTTCTAG
- a CDS encoding sortase, whose translation MMHHGMGRRLRLTAGAAALLFTLTACGAANDAEPMAATAPAVTSAAPGPTPSAAPETAPASEQATLEMAASTPVSVSIPAIDRTADLIETGIREDRALEVPPDEEGSPASWYTGSPTPGERGASVLLGHVNSLSDESGVFYNLEALEAGDEVSVTRADGSVAVFEIYRVESFPKSSFPTRAVYYPVSDAELRLITCDNLDGTNPDFPNNLIVFAKLVEAA comes from the coding sequence ATGATGCATCACGGAATGGGCCGTCGTCTCCGCCTCACGGCGGGGGCGGCGGCCCTCCTGTTCACCCTCACCGCCTGTGGCGCCGCGAACGATGCGGAGCCGATGGCGGCCACGGCGCCGGCAGTCACCTCCGCCGCGCCAGGGCCCACCCCGTCCGCCGCACCGGAGACCGCGCCAGCGTCCGAGCAGGCGACCCTCGAGATGGCCGCATCGACGCCCGTGAGCGTCAGCATCCCGGCGATCGATCGCACCGCGGATCTCATCGAGACCGGCATCCGCGAGGATCGTGCGCTCGAGGTGCCGCCGGACGAGGAGGGCTCCCCGGCCAGCTGGTACACGGGCTCGCCGACCCCCGGCGAGCGCGGCGCGAGCGTGCTGCTCGGCCACGTCAACTCGCTCTCGGACGAGAGCGGCGTCTTCTACAACCTCGAAGCGCTCGAGGCCGGTGACGAGGTCAGCGTCACCCGCGCAGACGGATCGGTCGCGGTCTTCGAGATCTATAGGGTCGAGTCGTTCCCGAAGAGCTCGTTCCCGACCCGCGCCGTCTACTACCCGGTGTCCGACGCGGAGCTGCGGCTGATCACCTGCGACAACCTCGACGGCACCAACCCTGACTTCCCGAACAACCTGATCGTCTTCGCGAAGCTCGTCGAGGCGGCGTAG
- the prpB gene encoding methylisocitrate lyase yields MLSSRVTPNEKRKALRAGLASGSIQRFPGAFTPLTAPLIQQLGFEGAYISGAVMAAELGLPDIGLTTLSEVAERGRQISRMTDLPTLIDADTGFGEAMNVARAVHELEDAGVAGLHLEDQVNPKRCGHLDGKEVVSTELAAQRIAAAVQARRDPDLVIMARTDIRGVQGLGAAVDRAKALEAAGADAIFPEAMADLSEFEAIRAAVDVPILANMTEFGKSALFTHQQLQDVGVNIAIHPVSLLRIAMGAIERELGVLAETGTLDGAVDRMQTRSRLYELNDYAAYNSFDEGVFNFEVPGGSTAA; encoded by the coding sequence GTGCTGTCGTCGCGCGTCACGCCGAACGAGAAGCGGAAGGCGCTGCGGGCGGGCCTCGCCTCCGGCAGCATCCAGCGCTTCCCGGGTGCGTTCACGCCGCTCACCGCGCCGCTCATCCAGCAGCTCGGCTTCGAGGGCGCCTACATCTCCGGTGCCGTGATGGCGGCGGAGCTCGGGCTGCCCGACATCGGGCTCACCACGCTGTCGGAGGTCGCGGAGCGCGGCCGGCAGATCTCGCGCATGACCGACCTGCCGACGCTCATCGACGCCGACACCGGCTTCGGCGAGGCGATGAACGTCGCCCGCGCCGTGCATGAGCTCGAGGATGCCGGCGTCGCGGGCCTCCACCTCGAGGATCAGGTCAACCCCAAGCGATGCGGGCACCTGGACGGCAAGGAGGTCGTCTCGACCGAGCTCGCCGCGCAGCGGATCGCCGCTGCTGTGCAGGCCCGGCGCGACCCCGACCTGGTGATCATGGCGCGCACCGACATCCGCGGCGTGCAGGGCCTGGGTGCCGCCGTCGACCGAGCGAAGGCCCTCGAGGCGGCGGGTGCCGACGCGATCTTCCCCGAGGCGATGGCGGACCTGTCGGAGTTCGAGGCGATCCGCGCCGCCGTGGACGTGCCGATCCTCGCCAACATGACCGAGTTCGGCAAGAGTGCGCTCTTCACCCACCAGCAGCTGCAGGACGTGGGCGTCAACATCGCCATCCACCCGGTGTCGCTGCTGCGCATCGCGATGGGCGCCATCGAGCGCGAGCTGGGCGTGCTGGCCGAGACGGGCACGCTCGACGGTGCCGTCGACCGCATGCAGACGCGGTCGCGGCTGTACGAGCTGAACGACTACGCGGCCTACAACAGCTTCGACGAGGGCGTGTTCAACTTCGAGGTGCCCGGAGGCTCGACCGCCGCATGA